A window of Synechococcus sp. MEDNS5 contains these coding sequences:
- the glpX gene encoding class II fructose-bisphosphatase, producing the protein MDRTLIQEILEVVEQAAIASARLTGLGKKDEADAAAVEAMRQRMGQIQMQGRIVIGEGERDEAPMLYIGEEVGSGSGPGVDFAVDPCEGTNLCANNQRGSMAVLAASDRGGLFNAPDFYMKKLAAPPAAKGKVDIRKSATENIKILSECLGMAASELTIVVMDRARHKDLIAEIRATGARVQPISDGDVQAAIACGFAGTGTHCLMGIGAAPEGVISAAAMRALGGHFQGQLVYDPAVAQTKEWADLTKEGNLARLAEMGIADPDKIYEAEELASGEHVVFAGSGITDGLLFHGVKFESDCTRTSSLVISNLDNTCRFTNTVHIKDGAQSIALS; encoded by the coding sequence GTGGATCGCACTCTCATCCAGGAAATTCTCGAGGTCGTTGAGCAGGCGGCTATCGCCTCCGCCCGCCTCACTGGTCTCGGCAAAAAGGATGAAGCCGATGCCGCAGCTGTCGAAGCCATGCGTCAGCGCATGGGTCAGATCCAAATGCAAGGCCGCATCGTCATCGGTGAAGGGGAGCGTGATGAAGCTCCCATGCTCTACATCGGTGAAGAAGTCGGCAGTGGGTCCGGCCCGGGAGTCGACTTCGCCGTCGACCCCTGCGAAGGAACAAATCTGTGTGCCAACAACCAGAGGGGCTCCATGGCCGTTCTGGCTGCCTCAGATCGCGGTGGTCTTTTCAATGCTCCGGACTTCTACATGAAGAAGCTGGCGGCTCCTCCGGCAGCCAAAGGCAAGGTGGATATCCGCAAGTCAGCCACTGAAAACATCAAAATTCTCAGCGAATGTCTGGGGATGGCGGCAAGTGAACTCACCATCGTGGTGATGGATCGTGCACGTCACAAGGATCTGATCGCTGAAATCCGCGCCACCGGCGCTCGGGTTCAGCCGATTTCTGATGGTGATGTGCAGGCTGCGATCGCCTGTGGATTCGCTGGTACGGGAACCCACTGCTTGATGGGCATCGGTGCTGCCCCCGAGGGCGTGATCTCCGCTGCGGCTATGCGCGCTCTTGGCGGTCACTTCCAGGGTCAGCTCGTGTACGACCCCGCAGTAGCGCAGACCAAGGAGTGGGCAGATCTCACCAAAGAGGGCAATCTCGCCCGTTTGGCTGAAATGGGTATTGCAGATCCCGACAAGATTTATGAAGCTGAAGAGCTGGCCTCTGGAGAGCACGTGGTGTTTGCCGGTAGTGGTATCACTGATGGCCTCCTGTTCCACGGCGTTAAATTCGAGTCGGACTGCACACGTACAAGCAGCCTGGTGATCAGCAACCTCGACAACACCTGCCGCTTCACCAACACGGTGCACATCAAAGATGGGGCTCAGAGCATCGCGCTGAGCTGA
- the rpe gene encoding ribulose-phosphate 3-epimerase, with product MSTKSLVVSPSILSADFSRLGEEVKAVDQAGADWIHVDVMDGRFVPNITIGPLIVEALRPVTTKPLDVHLMIVEPEKYVPDFAKAGADIISVQVEACPHLHRNLAQIKDLGKMAGAVLNPSTPLSTLEYCLELCDLVLIMSVNPGFGGQSFIENQVQKIRDLRRMCDEKGLDPWIEVDGGVKGGNAWKVIEAGANAIVSGSGVFNQADYATAIQGIRDSKRQEAVLV from the coding sequence ATGAGCACCAAGTCCCTGGTGGTCTCCCCATCCATCCTTTCAGCGGATTTCTCACGACTCGGCGAGGAGGTCAAAGCTGTTGACCAAGCCGGCGCTGATTGGATCCACGTCGATGTGATGGACGGACGCTTCGTTCCCAACATCACCATCGGTCCCCTGATCGTTGAAGCTTTGCGACCGGTCACGACCAAGCCCTTGGACGTGCATCTGATGATCGTTGAACCGGAAAAGTACGTTCCTGATTTCGCCAAGGCCGGCGCGGACATCATTTCGGTTCAGGTTGAGGCATGCCCACACCTGCATCGCAACCTGGCTCAGATCAAGGATCTTGGCAAGATGGCGGGTGCCGTTCTGAACCCCAGCACCCCACTGAGCACCCTGGAGTATTGCCTCGAACTTTGTGATCTGGTGCTGATCATGAGCGTGAACCCAGGTTTTGGTGGACAGAGCTTTATCGAAAATCAGGTTCAGAAGATTCGTGATCTCCGTCGCATGTGTGATGAGAAAGGTCTGGATCCCTGGATTGAAGTGGATGGTGGCGTGAAAGGTGGAAATGCCTGGAAAGTGATTGAAGCTGGTGCGAATGCCATTGTGAGCGGCTCCGGAGTGTTCAATCAGGCCGATTACGCGACCGCCATCCAAGGCATCCGTGACAGCAAGCGCCAAGAAGCTGTGTTGGTTTGA
- the ccsB gene encoding c-type cytochrome biogenesis protein CcsB has translation MGSFDLQSIASEPVLLLGLAAFALLLTALPWCFWALSNGRSSSGVRSLLGLANLLLTAQLVLRWWQSGHFPISNLYESLCFLAWACTLTQLLVERQWASPLVAASATPMGLGCIAFASFALPDQLQQASPLVPALRSSWLVMHVSVIMVSYAALLVGSLLSVAVLVTDRGQQLELRSSSIGTGAYRRAVAISGNDASVALRTSPELQLSSLDFTRSEQLDSLSYRTITVGFLLLTVGIISGAVWANEAWGSWWSWDPKETWALICWLVYAAYLHTRLSRGWQGRRPALVASLGLVVIVVCYIGVNLLGIGLHSYGWFFDA, from the coding sequence TTGGGGAGTTTCGATCTGCAATCCATTGCTTCAGAACCGGTGCTGTTATTGGGGTTGGCAGCGTTTGCTTTGCTGCTCACGGCCCTTCCGTGGTGCTTCTGGGCCCTGTCCAACGGTCGCAGCTCCAGTGGCGTGCGCTCTCTCTTGGGCTTGGCCAATCTGCTCTTGACTGCGCAGCTTGTGTTGCGTTGGTGGCAATCCGGCCATTTCCCGATCAGCAATCTTTACGAATCGCTGTGCTTCCTTGCCTGGGCTTGCACACTCACCCAGTTGTTGGTGGAACGTCAGTGGGCTTCACCGCTTGTGGCTGCATCCGCAACACCCATGGGTCTGGGGTGTATCGCCTTCGCCAGCTTCGCCCTGCCTGATCAGTTGCAACAAGCCTCCCCTTTGGTTCCTGCTCTTCGCAGCAGCTGGTTGGTGATGCATGTGAGCGTGATCATGGTGAGTTATGCCGCCCTTCTGGTGGGATCACTGCTGTCTGTTGCTGTGCTTGTTACGGATCGCGGTCAACAATTGGAGCTGCGCAGCAGCTCGATCGGTACTGGTGCCTATCGAAGAGCCGTTGCAATCTCTGGGAATGACGCTTCCGTTGCATTGCGCACGTCGCCGGAACTGCAGCTGTCATCGCTTGATTTCACTCGAAGTGAACAGCTCGACAGCCTGAGTTATCGAACCATCACCGTGGGCTTTCTGCTTTTGACAGTGGGAATCATCAGTGGTGCTGTCTGGGCCAATGAGGCCTGGGGCAGCTGGTGGAGCTGGGATCCCAAAGAAACCTGGGCTTTGATCTGTTGGCTGGTTTATGCCGCTTATCTGCACACTCGTCTAAGCCGCGGCTGGCAGGGACGGCGGCCAGCTTTGGTTGCATCGTTGGGTTTGGTTGTGATTGTTGTCTGTTACATCGGAGTCAACCTGCTTGGTATCGGATTGCACAGCTATGGCTGGTTCTTTGATGCCTAA
- a CDS encoding LptF/LptG family permease has product MIESVKASIRRLVQRIPLLDRWLIGELLGPLLFAIAAFTVVSLSVGVMFELVRQIVESGLPVAIAVQVLLQRLPSFLVISFPMATLMASLLAYSRLSANSELTALRSVGVTATRMIVPALILALVMSGLTFVFNDVLVPRANRSAEITLRRALGKAIATEKGSNIVYSRFGRIEDPDGSSSKGLAQLFYARQFLDGVMSGVTVLDFTRAGFTQMLVADRAVWNERQAKWQFFDGQILTLTPSGSTTSADFDQYLYPLSAAPIRIAQLPKDANNMTVAEALRAKELLEQAGDIKEARRLQVRIQEKFTLPMACLVFGLIGSSLGAKPNSRTSRSQGFGISVVLILVYYVLSFSFSSLGVKGTLPPLLAAWSPVLISLAGGGFLLRQASR; this is encoded by the coding sequence GTGATCGAATCCGTCAAGGCCTCCATCCGACGTCTCGTCCAGCGGATTCCCTTATTGGATCGTTGGTTGATCGGCGAGCTACTGGGTCCACTGCTGTTTGCGATTGCAGCATTCACCGTGGTTTCCCTTTCCGTGGGGGTGATGTTCGAACTGGTGCGACAGATCGTTGAGTCGGGTCTCCCCGTGGCGATTGCGGTTCAAGTGCTTTTGCAACGGCTGCCCAGTTTTTTGGTGATCTCATTCCCGATGGCCACGCTCATGGCGTCGCTTCTGGCCTATAGCCGTTTGTCAGCCAACAGTGAGCTCACCGCCCTGCGCAGCGTGGGTGTAACAGCTACACGCATGATTGTGCCTGCTTTGATTCTGGCACTGGTGATGTCAGGCCTCACCTTCGTCTTCAACGATGTACTGGTGCCGAGAGCAAACCGTTCCGCTGAAATAACTCTGCGTCGTGCCCTTGGGAAGGCCATTGCCACAGAAAAGGGAAGCAACATCGTGTATTCCCGTTTCGGACGAATTGAAGACCCCGATGGCAGCAGTAGCAAAGGATTGGCTCAACTGTTTTATGCCCGTCAGTTTCTCGATGGTGTGATGAGTGGAGTCACCGTCCTTGATTTCACCCGTGCTGGCTTTACCCAAATGCTTGTGGCCGATCGTGCTGTCTGGAACGAACGCCAAGCTAAATGGCAGTTCTTCGATGGTCAGATTCTCACACTCACTCCATCTGGAAGTACGACATCTGCTGATTTTGATCAGTATCTTTATCCGCTCAGCGCAGCACCAATCCGCATCGCCCAGTTGCCGAAGGATGCTAACAACATGACGGTTGCTGAAGCGCTTCGTGCAAAGGAGCTGCTTGAACAGGCTGGTGATATCAAGGAAGCACGGCGGCTTCAAGTGAGAATTCAGGAGAAATTCACTTTGCCAATGGCCTGCCTGGTTTTCGGCCTGATTGGCTCCAGCTTGGGAGCGAAGCCCAACAGCCGTACAAGCCGCAGTCAGGGCTTCGGGATCAGCGTGGTGTTGATTCTTGTGTACTACGTGCTGAGTTTCAGCTTCAGTTCCCTTGGAGTGAAAGGCACCCTTCCGCCACTGCTGGCTGCATGGTCTCCTGTTTTGATTTCTCTGGCTGGAGGTGGTTTTCTGCTGCGGCAAGCCAGCCGCTGA
- the lptB gene encoding LPS export ABC transporter ATP-binding protein: MSLSLNGVSLTLGGRPLVRNLTLSLDPGEVIGLLGPNGAGKTTSFNLVIGLLRPDCGEVLLDGHPVANLSMPQRARLGIGYLPQEPSVFRQLTVRENLQLVLDQSGLTGVQSRERLQQLIRDFHLEAFLNRRGYQLSGGERRRCEVARALAVGLEGPRYLLLDEPFAGVDPLAVADLQQLIHSLRQRGMGILITDHNVRETLAITDRAYILTDGSILASGLSEQVAHDPLVRRHYLGEGFQL, encoded by the coding sequence ATGAGTTTGAGCCTCAATGGCGTGTCTCTCACGCTGGGAGGGAGACCCTTAGTCAGAAATCTCACCCTCAGTTTGGATCCTGGAGAAGTGATCGGGCTGTTGGGTCCGAATGGTGCTGGCAAAACAACCAGCTTCAACCTGGTGATCGGTTTGCTGCGGCCGGACTGCGGAGAGGTTCTGCTGGATGGCCATCCCGTCGCCAACTTGTCCATGCCTCAGCGTGCCCGTCTCGGGATCGGCTATCTACCTCAGGAGCCCAGTGTCTTTCGTCAGCTCACGGTGCGGGAGAACCTGCAGTTGGTGCTCGATCAAAGTGGGCTGACCGGTGTTCAGTCCCGGGAACGTCTTCAACAGTTGATCCGGGATTTTCATCTCGAAGCGTTCCTCAACCGTCGCGGTTATCAGTTATCTGGTGGTGAACGGCGACGTTGTGAGGTAGCCCGTGCCCTTGCCGTGGGCTTGGAAGGCCCCCGCTACCTGCTTTTAGACGAGCCCTTTGCCGGCGTGGATCCGCTTGCCGTTGCCGATCTTCAACAACTCATCCACTCCCTGCGGCAGCGGGGCATGGGAATTTTGATTACCGACCACAACGTGCGTGAAACCCTGGCGATCACTGATCGTGCCTACATCCTCACCGACGGAAGCATCTTGGCCTCCGGCTTGTCTGAGCAGGTCGCTCACGACCCGCTCGTCCGTCGTCACTATCTCGGTGAGGGATTCCAACTGTGA
- a CDS encoding LptA/OstA family protein gives MASVGLVRSQPLPAPADDAKPVDDGLITIESDSQSADNVTGVVTASGNVRIVYPARGMVATSRQAQYFSREGRLVLSGDVDVIQDDGSTLQAERVTYNLDDERALAVPNQGGQVRSTMILRPDQPAQTPLTP, from the coding sequence ATGGCGTCCGTTGGGCTGGTGCGTTCTCAGCCCCTGCCGGCGCCAGCCGATGATGCCAAGCCGGTTGATGATGGCCTGATCACCATCGAGTCGGACAGCCAGAGTGCCGACAATGTCACAGGTGTGGTCACCGCTTCCGGCAATGTTCGGATCGTGTACCCCGCCAGGGGCATGGTTGCCACATCACGGCAAGCCCAATACTTCAGTCGGGAAGGGCGACTGGTTCTCAGTGGTGATGTGGATGTGATCCAGGACGATGGCAGCACTCTGCAAGCAGAGAGAGTCACCTACAACCTTGATGATGAACGGGCTTTGGCTGTTCCTAACCAGGGCGGGCAAGTGAGATCCACCATGATTCTGCGCCCAGACCAGCCTGCACAGACACCCCTAACGCCATGA
- a CDS encoding DUF309 domain-containing protein has translation MNLVDDPRFTIALELFNSGAWYEAHDAFEELWHEQVNPDRRLLQGILQIAVAHVHLERGNIRGATILLGEGIGRLKASLPTALGLDLMALHSVASARLQALQNKGNPDDFPPPTLSRSNDPVRS, from the coding sequence TTGAATCTTGTCGACGATCCTCGTTTCACCATCGCTCTTGAGTTGTTCAACTCAGGAGCCTGGTACGAAGCCCATGATGCCTTTGAGGAGCTCTGGCATGAACAGGTCAACCCAGACCGGCGACTGCTTCAGGGCATCCTTCAAATTGCAGTAGCCCATGTGCACCTCGAAAGAGGTAATATCCGCGGTGCAACCATCCTTCTCGGTGAGGGCATCGGTCGCCTCAAAGCATCTCTGCCGACGGCTTTGGGCCTTGATCTCATGGCGCTTCACAGTGTGGCCAGTGCTCGCCTGCAAGCACTGCAAAATAAAGGTAACCCGGACGACTTTCCGCCCCCAACCCTCTCTCGCTCGAATGATCCCGTGAGATCATGA
- the typA gene encoding translational GTPase TypA, giving the protein MSAQQKAIRNIAIIAHVDHGKTTLVDSLLAQSGIFRDNEAVPTCVMDSNDLERERGITILSKNTAVTYNDTRINIVDTPGHADFGGEVERVLGMVDGCLLIVDANEGPMPQTRFVLKKALEQGLRPIVFVNKIDRARVDPETAVDKVLDLFIELGADDDQCDFPYLFGSGLGGFAKPDMKTDSENMRPLFDAILRHVPPPVGDPEKPLQLQITTLDYSDFLGRIIIGRVHNGMIKQGQNAALIKDDGIVKKGRISKLLGFEGLQRVEIETASAGDLVAVAGFDDVNIGETIACPDEPTALPLIKVDEPTLQMTFVVNDSPFAGKEGKFVTSRQVRDRLQRELLTNVALRVEDTDSPDRFAVSGRGELHLGILIETMRREGYEFQVSQPQVIYRTIDGTPCEPVETLVMDVPEEAVGSCIEKLGTRKGEMQNMETGQDGRTQLEFVVPSRGLIGFRGEFIRATRGEGIMSHSFFEYRPMMGEFDTRRNGVLIAFEEGTATFYALKNAEDRGQFFISPGTKVYKGMIIGENNRPQDLEINVCKAKQLTNMRSAGAEELDTLQSPVQMTLERALEYIGPDEMLEVTPESIRLRKLPAKKMAKR; this is encoded by the coding sequence ATGAGCGCCCAGCAAAAGGCGATTCGCAACATCGCGATCATCGCCCACGTTGACCATGGCAAGACGACCTTGGTCGACTCTCTGCTGGCCCAGTCGGGCATCTTCCGGGACAACGAGGCCGTGCCCACCTGCGTGATGGACTCCAATGATCTGGAGCGTGAGCGCGGCATCACCATTCTTTCCAAGAACACAGCGGTCACCTACAACGACACGCGCATCAACATCGTGGATACCCCTGGCCACGCCGACTTCGGCGGCGAGGTTGAGCGGGTGCTCGGCATGGTCGACGGTTGTCTGCTGATCGTTGATGCCAACGAGGGCCCCATGCCCCAGACCCGCTTTGTGCTGAAAAAGGCTCTCGAGCAGGGACTGCGCCCGATCGTGTTCGTCAACAAGATCGATCGAGCCCGCGTCGACCCCGAAACAGCGGTCGACAAGGTGTTGGATCTGTTCATCGAGTTGGGTGCTGACGACGATCAGTGCGACTTTCCCTACTTGTTCGGGAGTGGCTTAGGAGGCTTCGCCAAGCCAGACATGAAGACAGACAGCGAAAACATGCGTCCGCTGTTTGATGCCATCCTGCGCCATGTTCCGCCCCCGGTTGGTGACCCCGAGAAGCCTCTTCAGCTTCAGATCACAACCCTTGATTATTCCGATTTTCTTGGTCGAATCATCATTGGTCGTGTTCACAACGGCATGATCAAGCAGGGGCAAAATGCTGCGCTGATCAAAGATGACGGAATCGTCAAGAAGGGACGCATCAGCAAGCTTCTCGGTTTCGAAGGCTTGCAACGGGTTGAAATCGAGACTGCTTCAGCAGGAGATCTCGTCGCCGTTGCAGGTTTTGATGACGTGAACATTGGGGAGACCATCGCCTGCCCTGATGAGCCAACGGCACTTCCCTTGATCAAAGTGGATGAGCCCACTCTCCAGATGACCTTCGTGGTCAACGACTCACCCTTCGCTGGCAAAGAGGGCAAGTTCGTCACGAGTCGTCAGGTCCGAGACCGTCTGCAACGAGAACTCCTCACAAACGTGGCACTGCGGGTGGAGGACACCGATTCTCCAGATCGCTTTGCCGTCAGTGGCCGCGGTGAACTTCACCTTGGAATCCTGATCGAAACCATGCGTCGCGAGGGCTACGAATTCCAGGTGTCCCAGCCTCAGGTGATCTACCGCACGATCGATGGCACTCCCTGTGAACCTGTGGAGACACTGGTCATGGATGTGCCGGAAGAGGCTGTTGGCTCCTGCATCGAGAAACTTGGAACTCGAAAGGGCGAAATGCAAAACATGGAGACTGGCCAGGATGGGCGCACCCAACTGGAATTTGTTGTTCCATCCCGTGGTCTGATTGGTTTCAGGGGAGAGTTCATCCGTGCCACCAGGGGAGAGGGAATCATGAGCCACTCCTTCTTCGAGTACAGACCGATGATGGGTGAATTTGATACCCGTAGAAATGGTGTGCTGATTGCATTCGAGGAAGGAACGGCAACCTTCTACGCTCTCAAAAATGCTGAAGATCGTGGGCAGTTCTTTATCTCACCGGGAACGAAGGTTTACAAAGGAATGATCATCGGCGAGAACAATCGTCCCCAGGACCTAGAGATCAATGTCTGCAAAGCCAAGCAGCTCACTAACATGCGTTCAGCAGGCGCTGAAGAGCTCGACACGCTCCAGTCTCCTGTACAGATGACGCTGGAACGAGCCCTGGAGTACATCGGCCCCGACGAGATGCTTGAGGTCACGCCGGAGTCCATCCGTCTTCGCAAACTCCCTGCCAAGAAGATGGCCAAGCGTTGA
- a CDS encoding U32 family peptidase, whose amino-acid sequence MPCLPELLAPAGDWDALKAAVAGGADAVYFGVEIFNARLRAENFNIRDLPEIMGWLHARGVKGFLTLNVLVFTEELEQVSELLVECWMAEVDALIVQDLGLCLLARELVPGLALHASTQMSVTSAAGVAQAAAAGCERVVMARELTLKDLERVQQQLKKRQLDVPLEVFVHGALCVAYSGQCLTSESLGQRSANRGECAQACRLPYQFIVDGEERDLGDQRYLLSPQDLAAWSLIPELARIGISSLKIEGRLKSATYVAAVTDVYRRSIDGVLDDPDTTRLQLELGFSRGLSTGWLEGIDHAALVHGRWSKKRGPSFGHLVKVHPRGWIEVQAENEPLRGQGVVLEVAASEGGAFQVPREVGGRIMESVSSGEGSWRLKLGPGRVDPRGLRPGAPVWLTSDPQWQSTWSRRAGRETPPQDVPLSLFVRGRIGEPLVLELELPQWSKGQPLAVFSDRLLEPAKDHGLNRERLIAQLGRLGGTGWRLEHLRLDLSESLFQPIGELNRLRRALLQAMAEAGVVPGNAGTTQRQGIAASNRDERRQLIRSCINRLPADTGDQPPRLTVLVRSLDQLKSLMELGDATPIQGVVADLELPRELKEAVAIARGCWSDGIWLTGPKVIRPDEGWTLDPLVRANPDGFLVRNADQLERLCDAAPCRGDFSLNVANPLSLLWFLEHWGLQRVTASCDLNLQQLLELSENAPVDRLEVVLHQHMPLFHMEHCLFCALLSDGHDHTDCGRPCETHTVLLKDRSGIEHPLRADLGCRNTLFNGTAQTGIEAFPAMCARGLRHFRLDLLDEDAEATKRRVLLYGDALQGRMPSAEVWRREQIEHRLGVTRGSLRANRAQGTPSISR is encoded by the coding sequence ATGCCCTGCCTACCGGAACTGCTGGCACCTGCTGGAGATTGGGATGCCCTCAAGGCTGCCGTTGCTGGAGGGGCCGACGCGGTGTATTTCGGGGTTGAGATTTTCAATGCCCGGCTGCGAGCTGAAAATTTCAACATTCGTGACCTCCCCGAGATCATGGGCTGGTTGCATGCGCGAGGAGTCAAGGGGTTTCTCACCCTCAACGTTTTGGTGTTCACCGAGGAGCTCGAGCAGGTCTCCGAGCTTCTGGTGGAGTGCTGGATGGCCGAGGTTGATGCCTTGATCGTGCAGGACCTTGGTCTCTGTCTTCTCGCCAGAGAGCTCGTGCCCGGCCTGGCATTGCATGCTTCAACCCAGATGTCGGTCACCAGTGCCGCAGGTGTGGCTCAAGCCGCCGCTGCTGGTTGCGAGCGGGTTGTGATGGCACGGGAACTCACCCTGAAAGACCTGGAACGAGTCCAGCAACAGCTCAAGAAACGTCAGCTAGATGTGCCGCTCGAAGTTTTTGTTCACGGCGCGCTGTGTGTGGCCTACTCAGGCCAGTGCCTGACCAGCGAATCTCTTGGTCAACGCAGTGCCAACCGGGGGGAATGCGCCCAGGCTTGTCGACTCCCTTACCAGTTCATCGTGGATGGTGAGGAGCGTGACCTCGGCGACCAACGCTATTTGCTCTCACCCCAGGATCTTGCTGCATGGTCTCTGATCCCCGAACTCGCGAGGATCGGCATCAGCAGCCTCAAGATTGAGGGAAGGCTCAAAAGTGCGACCTACGTAGCTGCGGTTACCGATGTGTATCGCCGCTCCATTGACGGTGTCCTTGACGACCCAGATACCACTCGACTTCAGCTGGAACTCGGTTTTTCACGGGGCCTGAGCACTGGATGGCTTGAAGGCATTGACCACGCAGCTCTGGTGCATGGTCGTTGGAGCAAGAAGCGCGGTCCGTCCTTCGGTCATCTGGTCAAGGTGCATCCCCGCGGCTGGATCGAGGTTCAGGCTGAGAACGAGCCCCTCCGCGGTCAGGGCGTCGTGCTGGAAGTGGCTGCATCAGAGGGCGGGGCCTTTCAGGTTCCCCGAGAGGTGGGCGGCAGAATCATGGAATCTGTGTCTTCCGGAGAAGGCAGCTGGCGCCTGAAGCTGGGGCCAGGCCGTGTTGATCCAAGGGGGCTCCGTCCGGGAGCCCCTGTTTGGCTTACCAGTGATCCCCAGTGGCAATCCACCTGGAGCCGCCGAGCCGGTCGAGAAACCCCTCCTCAGGATGTTCCGCTTTCTCTGTTCGTGCGCGGGCGAATCGGTGAGCCGCTGGTGCTCGAACTGGAGTTACCGCAGTGGTCAAAGGGCCAGCCACTGGCGGTATTCAGTGATCGCTTGCTCGAGCCAGCCAAGGATCACGGTCTCAATCGTGAGCGTCTGATCGCTCAGCTCGGACGTCTTGGAGGAACAGGCTGGCGACTTGAGCATCTGCGGCTTGATCTCTCTGAGTCGCTTTTTCAGCCAATCGGCGAACTCAACCGTCTCCGTCGAGCCCTGCTTCAAGCGATGGCTGAGGCGGGAGTTGTCCCGGGGAACGCCGGGACAACACAACGACAAGGCATTGCAGCTTCCAATCGAGATGAACGACGTCAGCTGATCCGGAGCTGCATCAACCGTCTGCCGGCCGATACAGGGGATCAGCCTCCTCGGCTCACTGTGCTGGTGAGAAGTCTCGACCAGCTCAAGAGCTTGATGGAACTTGGCGACGCAACGCCGATTCAAGGGGTCGTCGCCGACCTGGAGCTGCCCCGTGAGCTCAAAGAGGCCGTTGCCATAGCCCGGGGTTGCTGGAGTGATGGCATCTGGTTGACCGGCCCCAAGGTGATCCGTCCCGATGAGGGGTGGACATTGGATCCACTTGTGCGCGCCAACCCCGATGGCTTTCTTGTGCGCAATGCCGATCAGCTCGAGCGTCTCTGCGATGCAGCGCCTTGCCGAGGCGATTTCAGCCTGAATGTGGCCAATCCCCTCAGCCTTCTCTGGTTTCTTGAGCACTGGGGACTGCAAAGGGTCACAGCGAGTTGCGACTTAAACCTCCAGCAATTGCTTGAGCTCTCCGAGAACGCCCCTGTTGATCGTCTGGAGGTTGTGCTGCACCAGCACATGCCTCTCTTCCATATGGAGCATTGCCTGTTCTGCGCATTGCTCTCTGATGGGCACGATCACACGGATTGCGGCAGACCCTGTGAGACCCATACCGTTCTGCTGAAAGACCGCAGCGGTATTGAGCATCCTCTTCGAGCAGACCTCGGATGTCGCAACACCTTGTTCAACGGAACCGCACAGACAGGCATTGAGGCATTTCCAGCCATGTGCGCGCGCGGTCTGCGGCATTTCCGCCTTGACCTGCTCGATGAAGATGCTGAAGCCACCAAGCGGCGAGTGCTGTTGTACGGCGATGCACTGCAAGGCCGTATGCCCTCCGCTGAGGTGTGGCGCCGCGAACAGATTGAGCATCGTCTCGGTGTCACCCGGGGCAGTCTTCGCGCGAATCGTGCACAGGGGACTCCATCGATCTCACGTTGA
- a CDS encoding D-alanyl-D-alanine carboxypeptidase family protein, whose amino-acid sequence MSRAVASRSRSRDVNRDDIPVARRSRSASPKRRGGLGLLFACGLVFSASLATVLFVPEWLNGTRPPASVEGIDARPSGDGRLLGHFPYPEAGVDVLVPVEAGIELHRDAALALDAMRRSAASDGVDLRLLSGYRSHDLQKSIFFDVKSERNQSAAERAKVSAPPGYSEHSTGFAVDLGDGEDPATNLAQSFENTRAFRWLQDHAASYHFTLSFPVVNPQGVSYEPWHWRFEGSSEALRAFEPARRLADGR is encoded by the coding sequence GTGTCACGGGCTGTCGCCAGCCGCAGCAGATCCCGCGATGTCAACCGCGACGATATCCCGGTGGCGCGTCGTAGCCGATCGGCTTCACCGAAACGTCGTGGTGGTTTAGGTCTGCTGTTTGCATGCGGACTGGTGTTCTCCGCATCCCTTGCCACGGTGCTGTTTGTACCTGAGTGGCTGAATGGGACTCGCCCCCCTGCATCAGTTGAGGGGATTGATGCCCGTCCCTCGGGCGACGGGCGTTTGCTTGGGCACTTTCCCTACCCCGAGGCCGGCGTTGATGTCCTTGTGCCGGTGGAGGCAGGAATTGAACTGCACCGTGATGCGGCTCTGGCGCTCGATGCCATGCGTCGATCAGCGGCTTCGGATGGTGTGGATCTGCGTCTTCTCAGCGGCTACCGGTCCCACGACCTCCAAAAAAGTATCTTTTTTGATGTGAAGTCGGAACGCAATCAATCTGCGGCCGAACGGGCCAAGGTCTCTGCACCACCGGGCTATTCCGAACACAGCACTGGATTTGCCGTTGATCTCGGGGACGGTGAAGATCCCGCCACAAACCTCGCGCAATCCTTTGAAAACACGCGCGCCTTCCGTTGGTTGCAGGATCACGCAGCCAGTTACCACTTCACGCTTTCATTTCCGGTCGTCAATCCCCAGGGGGTGAGCTATGAGCCCTGGCATTGGCGTTTTGAAGGATCGTCAGAGGCCTTGCGCGCGTTCGAACCGGCACGAAGGTTGGCTGACGGTCGGTGA